From Candidatus Hydrogenedentota bacterium:
TGGCGCACGATTTCAACAATTTTCTCGCGGGGATCCTGTCGAGCGCGGAACTGGCGCAGCTCCACGCCACCAATCCCGTCGTCCGCCGGGAGCTGGAGCGGATCATCGGCATTGTGGACGGCGCCTCGAAGGTCATCCGGCAGCTGCTCCAGTTCAACAAGTTCTACGCGGGCGACGGGGAACTCGGATCGGTGGATGTGCACGAGGTGGCCCGATCCACCTTCGCCATCCTGGAGCACTCGCGCCCAAAGGGCATCGCCCTGAAGCTGGACAGCGACAGGGACCAGCCGGCGCACGTGATCGGTTCGGCGGCAAAGATGCACCAGATCCTGTTGAATCTCTGCGTGAACGCGATCGAGGCCATGGAGACCGAGGGGAACCTGCATGTCTCCGTCCGCTGCATCGGCGGCGAGGACGAGCGCGCGGGCGACCTGATTGGGTTGCCGCCGGATCCGTTGGTCGCGATCTATATCGCCGATACGGGCCCGGGCATTCCCGAAGACATCCGGGCCCGGATGTTCGACCCCTTTTTCAGCACCAAGGCCGCCGGCGCCAAGAAAGGCACCGGGCTGGGCCTGGCCACCGTGTGGGAGTGCGTCCACGGTATGGGGGGTTCGATCCGCGTTCGCTCGGAGCTGAACCAGGGCACGGAATTCCAGGTCTTCCTGCCCGCAAGCGCCGCCTCGCCGCCGCCCGCACCCGCCCAATCGGCGCCCGGCGCGTCAATCCGCGGCTCGGAAACCATCCTGCTGGTCGACGACGAGGCGGAGATTCGCGTCACGACGGCGGAGTTGCTGCGCCGCCTCGGCTACACCGTGCACTGCCTGGGTAGCGGCGGGGAAGTGATCGCGGCGCTCGAACAGCAGACCGCGAAGTACGATATCCTCGTGCTGGACATCTCCATGCCGGGCATGGACGGCCGGGAGACGCTGCGGCGCCTCCGCGAGTCGGGCTACACCGTCCCCGTGCTCATGGCCACGGGGCATTCCGCCGAGGCGGAAGGCGGGCTTGTCCGGCAACTGGGCGCCACGGGGGTGATCCAGAAGCCGTTCGCGGTGCAGCGCCTCGCCGGTTGCATCCGCGCCGCGCTCGACACCCCGCAATCCAGGGAGGACCCCGGCGCATGAAGGACCCCGTACACCTCCTTCTCGTGGAGGACGATGACATCGACGCCATGGCCGTAAAACGCGCGTTGCGGGAATACCGCGTCGCGAATCCCCTGACCCTGGCCCGCGACGGACTGGAGGCCTTGGAGTTCCTTCGCGGCAACGGCAAGCGCAAAGCCATTCCGCGGCCGAATCTGGTCCTGCTGGACATCAACATGCCCCGGATGAACGGGCTGGAGTTCCTGCAGGCGTTGCGGGACGATCCGGACCTCTCCGACACGGTCGTGTTCGTCTTGACCACCTCCAGCCGGGAAGAGGACGTTACGGCGGCCTACCGGAAGAACATCGCGGGGTACATGACCAAGCAAAACGCGGGAAAAGACTTCCTGAGCCTGTTCAACATGCTTTCCGAATACTGGCGCATCGTGATTTTCCCGCCCTGAACCGCCATGAAATGCACGATTACTTGCGTTCATTCACGGTTCAAACTCACTGCTTGCGCCCTCCAGGACGACCCTGTACGGCTAGCCGTCAGTTTCCGCAATCTCTTGCGCCCAGGAAATCAATAACCATATGGTGCGAAAGTATTTACGAAGCGAAGACTCCAATGAGAATTTCCGGGCCGTTCCGCAAATTTCATGGTCGAAATTCTTTTCTTGCCCACGGATTACACCGATGACACGGATTGCAGCGACACTCAAACCAAACGAGAAGAAGCAGCCCGCCGCCCGATCAACTCGGCGCCAGATAATCCGAACAGGCTGCGTCGAAAATCGCACGCAGCCGCCGCCACGCATGAACGACCGGAACTATTCTCTATCCGTGTCATCCGTGTCATCCGTGGTCACAACTCCTGATCGCGGCCAGCCGCGGCCCCGGCGCATTCGTGTGCATTGGTGTTCATTCGTGGTTAAGAATGCGCTCTCTGCGTTCTCTGCGGTTAAAGCTATTCTCTGTTTTTCTTCGTGCCCTTCGCGGTGATCATTTCTTTGGTTGCGGCCAGAGGCGGCCGCCCTGCGTTCACTCGCGGTCCTTACCCCTCAATGCGCACCCATCGGCTGCGCCTTCGACGAAATCCGGTTCGTCGCTGATCCTTCCGTTGCAATATACCGGAGAATCGCGGTATTCTTATGGGTGGTGGCGCTTATCCCGCAATACCCACCTGCGAGGTACAGACGGATGTCAATAATAACGGCCGTTATCCTGGGGCTCGTCGGCGCTCTGGAAGTTTCCGGCGAACCGGTAGCCATTGTCGTGGCCTATCCCGGCATGCAAGACATATCACTGAGCCCCGAGGACGTGATGATCTACTCCGAGGATCTTCCCCGAGTGGAGACCATTGTGGATGCCCCGGTTGTGTATTCGCAGCGCACGATGTCGGAGATGGTGGCGGCGAATGTGCCCGAACCCCCGCCGGAGAGTAAGCCGACCCTCCCCAACGAGAGCCGGCAGAAGAAGCGGCTGGATCACACGCCCCCGTTCAACGGAACCGTCACGGGCGACGTAACCATCATCAAGAGCGGGGCGAACGAGCGCATCATCCTGATCACCAATCTGAAGGGCGACGGCGTCATGCAGGTGCTGGTCAAGGGCGGCACCGCCAAATCGGCGCGGGGGGGCGAGGCCAAACCCGTGGTCGACACCCCGCGCATCGTCGTGCGGAACACCAAGGCCACCACCAACATCGACCTCGGGCGGGCCGCTACGGTGAAGTCGGCGGGGGCGATGGCGGCCAGCCAGCGCGCCTCCATGGAGACCCACTTCCAGGGAAAACTGCCCGCCAATCTGCGGGTCGTCGCGGAGCCCATCACGGTCGAGTAGCGCAAGGCGTTTCGGGAAAAAATTTTGCCCTTGTGCCCCTGGACGTGGATCCCGCGTTTTTTCCACAACCCGTAGTGTTGTTCCCCGCCGCCGCCCATTCACGCCGGAGATCCGGCCATTGACCAATCCCCGTTTATCTGCTAAACTCAAGCGGTTCAACTGGATACAACCATGAGGCCGGCGGGCGGTTATGGGACTTGATCCGACACAGCTTGTAAAGAATCAACCGGCGCGCCCGGCCTCGCCCGAGATCCTGGTCGTCGGTGGCGGCAAGGGGGGCGTCGGTAAAACCTGCTTCTCGGTGAATACCGCGGTCGAGATCGCGCGGCGGGGCTGGCGCGTGGTGCTGATGGACGCCGACCTGAGCTGTTCCAACATCGAGTCCGTACTCGGATTTCGCTCGCCCCGGCGGCTGGACGACTTCTTCCACCAAACCGGCCCCAAGTCGCTGCAGGACATTGTCTGCGACACGAATTACCCGAATCTCCGGCTGATTCCAGGCACGAGCGGGCTGATGGACGCCGCAAACCCGCGTTTTCGCGAGAAGGTGGCCCTCATTCGGGAAATGCGCAAGCTCGACGCCGACGTGGTTATTGTGGACCTGGACGCCGGCGCACACCTGAACACGCTCGATTTTTTCCTGATGACCCACACAAACGGGGTGCTCGTTATTACGCCGGAGCGAACCAGTATCGACAACGCGTTCAAGTTCCTCCGGGCGGCCCTATTTCGGCGTATTGAGCGCTTCTACCAGAGCGCGGACGTCGGGATGCTGCTGAAACGCAATGAAA
This genomic window contains:
- a CDS encoding response regulator, translated to MRRISVVAVDDDEVDLEALRRTLAACDEYCVEFNGYRSWEQAQDALTDRAVDVIFLDFFLGNITGTRLLKELRERGDLRPVIMLTGNGNEGTAKESIRLGASDYLSKSKLTPEVLVRAIESAHREYKLRMENAYLEQELRASRHLEAIGTLAGGVAHDFNNFLAGILSSAELAQLHATNPVVRRELERIIGIVDGASKVIRQLLQFNKFYAGDGELGSVDVHEVARSTFAILEHSRPKGIALKLDSDRDQPAHVIGSAAKMHQILLNLCVNAIEAMETEGNLHVSVRCIGGEDERAGDLIGLPPDPLVAIYIADTGPGIPEDIRARMFDPFFSTKAAGAKKGTGLGLATVWECVHGMGGSIRVRSELNQGTEFQVFLPASAASPPPAPAQSAPGASIRGSETILLVDDEAEIRVTTAELLRRLGYTVHCLGSGGEVIAALEQQTAKYDILVLDISMPGMDGRETLRRLRESGYTVPVLMATGHSAEAEGGLVRQLGATGVIQKPFAVQRLAGCIRAALDTPQSREDPGA
- a CDS encoding response regulator is translated as MKDPVHLLLVEDDDIDAMAVKRALREYRVANPLTLARDGLEALEFLRGNGKRKAIPRPNLVLLDINMPRMNGLEFLQALRDDPDLSDTVVFVLTTSSREEDVTAAYRKNIAGYMTKQNAGKDFLSLFNMLSEYWRIVIFPP
- a CDS encoding P-loop NTPase, producing MGLDPTQLVKNQPARPASPEILVVGGGKGGVGKTCFSVNTAVEIARRGWRVVLMDADLSCSNIESVLGFRSPRRLDDFFHQTGPKSLQDIVCDTNYPNLRLIPGTSGLMDAANPRFREKVALIREMRKLDADVVIVDLDAGAHLNTLDFFLMTHTNGVLVITPERTSIDNAFKFLRAALFRRIERFYQSADVGMLLKRNETLNDFLVSIRRADCFEAALKEQLCKELMALAQSFKPKIVVSKANNAYEARMAAHILSKYTRQHLAIEPDNLGFVYFDNYVSEAINSGKPFVAADPKRKISGCIADMASRLGYF